One segment of Yersinia kristensenii DNA contains the following:
- a CDS encoding linear amide C-N hydrolase, producing MDWKEDLHSDLWVFPRGMERTGNAGPNSVTWTSKYGSVITAAYNIATTDGMNEKGLVVNMLWLAESQYPKPTPARPNISLAAWGQYVLDNFATVDEAVNNLKKEPITVLTSNVPGQERLGTIHLTLSDASGDSAVFEYIDGKLTIHHSREYQVVTNSPTYDKQLAINSYWQRIGGTNMLPGTNSSSDRFVRAQFYINAIPKYTDKQLATASVLSVIRSVSVPYGISTPDEPNISSTRWRTLSDQKNKIYYFESTLMPNTFWVDFNKIDFSQSADVKKLKINTPQAAQYTGDVSSHFQPEKPFVFEPVIQKT from the coding sequence ATGGATTGGAAAGAAGACCTTCATTCTGATTTGTGGGTATTCCCACGAGGAATGGAGCGCACTGGAAATGCGGGGCCAAACTCAGTGACGTGGACATCAAAATATGGCAGCGTGATCACCGCCGCCTATAATATAGCCACTACTGACGGCATGAATGAAAAGGGCTTGGTGGTGAATATGCTGTGGCTGGCTGAATCCCAATACCCAAAACCCACCCCGGCTAGACCTAATATTTCACTAGCGGCCTGGGGGCAATATGTTCTTGATAATTTTGCTACCGTTGATGAAGCTGTTAATAACCTTAAAAAAGAACCCATTACAGTATTAACCAGTAATGTCCCCGGCCAAGAAAGGCTTGGAACCATTCATCTCACGCTGTCCGATGCCAGTGGTGATAGCGCCGTATTTGAATATATTGATGGCAAACTCACTATTCACCACAGCCGGGAATATCAGGTGGTCACCAACTCACCGACCTATGACAAACAATTAGCGATCAACTCCTATTGGCAAAGAATTGGTGGCACCAACATGCTGCCGGGCACCAATAGCTCCAGTGATCGTTTTGTTCGCGCGCAATTTTATATTAATGCAATTCCCAAATATACCGATAAGCAACTGGCTACAGCGAGCGTACTGAGTGTTATTCGTTCAGTTTCTGTTCCTTATGGTATCAGCACACCGGATGAACCCAATATCTCCTCCACCCGCTGGAGAACCCTCTCAGACCAGAAAAATAAGATTTACTATTTTGAATCTACGTTGATGCCAAATACATTTTGGGTTGATTTTAATAAGATCGATTTTTCTCAATCTGCCGACGTGAAAAAGCTGAAGATCAATACTCCACAAGCGGCGCAATATACTGGTGATGTCTCATCACATTTCCAACCAGAAAAACCGTTTGTATTTGAACCTGTTATTCAGAAAACCTAA
- a CDS encoding AraC family transcriptional regulator, with protein MSNTQQFSFESRPLVPFAHDYAHGASEPWHSHNCAQLLHTLSGVVHVQTEHGSWIVPPSRGVWLPAGTRHCLRVTGNVAARTLFIDPFARADLPSVCQVVQISPLLRELIVASVLLPASYSPYSRDERIYELILDEIRVMTVLPFNLPEPQSPTLLSLCRQIQAELGKPWTTEQAAALINVSERTLLRHFKQHTGLAFSEWVRRARLMEALNRLAQGQSVLRVALDLGYESHSAFSAMFRRILGASPSDYFLKS; from the coding sequence ATGTCAAATACCCAGCAATTCTCATTTGAATCACGCCCGCTGGTGCCTTTCGCCCATGATTATGCCCATGGTGCCAGTGAGCCTTGGCACAGCCATAACTGTGCTCAATTGCTGCATACCTTAAGCGGCGTCGTACATGTGCAAACGGAACATGGGAGTTGGATTGTACCCCCAAGTCGTGGTGTTTGGCTGCCTGCGGGGACGCGTCACTGCCTTCGAGTTACGGGTAATGTTGCCGCCAGAACCCTGTTCATTGACCCTTTCGCTCGCGCAGACCTACCTTCAGTATGTCAGGTGGTACAGATTTCCCCTTTGCTCAGAGAGTTAATTGTCGCGTCAGTACTTTTACCTGCTAGCTACTCTCCCTATTCTCGTGATGAGCGCATTTATGAATTGATTCTCGATGAAATCCGGGTGATGACGGTGCTGCCTTTCAATCTTCCCGAGCCACAAAGTCCGACACTCTTGTCACTTTGTCGGCAGATACAAGCTGAACTGGGTAAACCCTGGACAACCGAGCAGGCAGCGGCGCTGATCAATGTCAGTGAACGGACACTATTGCGTCACTTTAAACAGCATACCGGGCTGGCATTCAGTGAATGGGTACGCCGCGCCCGCCTGATGGAAGCATTAAACCGCCTTGCTCAGGGGCAGTCGGTACTGCGAGTAGCGCTGGATCTGGGCTATGAAAGTCACAGTGCATTCAGCGCCATGTTCCGGCGTATTCTAGGGGCTTCTCCCAGTGATTATTTTCTCAAATCATAA
- the tssB gene encoding type VI secretion system contractile sheath small subunit, which yields MSSSSFQNEIPKARINIKLDLHTGGAQKKVELPLKLLVMGDYSNGQEQRPLSEREKLNINKNNFNSVLAEFQPSLKLAVPDTLAGDNTDTAVSLTFREMKDFEPESVARQIPQLRALLAMRNLLRDLKSNLLDNATFRRELENILKDDALSDELRAELAALAPKDC from the coding sequence ATGTCTTCTTCAAGTTTCCAAAATGAAATACCCAAAGCGCGTATTAATATTAAGTTAGACCTCCACACTGGTGGGGCTCAGAAGAAAGTAGAGCTCCCGCTAAAATTGTTGGTGATGGGGGATTACAGCAACGGTCAGGAACAGCGCCCGCTGTCTGAACGTGAAAAGCTCAATATCAATAAAAACAATTTTAATAGCGTTCTGGCTGAGTTCCAACCGAGCCTGAAACTCGCGGTACCCGACACGCTGGCAGGTGATAACACCGATACTGCCGTGTCTCTGACCTTCCGCGAAATGAAAGATTTCGAACCGGAAAGCGTCGCTCGTCAAATCCCTCAACTGCGTGCTTTGCTGGCGATGCGTAATTTGTTGCGTGACCTCAAGTCCAATCTGCTGGACAACGCCACTTTCCGTCGTGAGCTGGAAAACATCCTGAAAGACGATGCTTTGAGTGATGAACTTCGCGCTGAATTGGCGGCATTAGCCCCCAAAGACTGTTAA
- the leuA gene encoding 2-isopropylmalate synthase: MLTDPSQKYRPFPPLPLADRRWPDNSLTQAPRWLSTDLRDGNQALSEPMDSTRKLLFWEQLLKCGFQEIEVAFPSASQTDFRFVRQLIEEKRIPDDVTIQVLTQARADLIERTFESLIGAKRATVHLYNATAPLFRRLVFRQSKEEIIQLAVNSTRQIRALCESHPQTKWCYEYSPETFCFTEPEFALAICEAVAAVWHPCDERPMIVNLPATVEVNTPNVYADQIEHFCRHFSWRDAVCISVHPHNDRGTGIACAELAMLAGADRVEGCLFGNGERTGNVCLVTLAMNLYSQGISPGLDFSRMKEVVEVVEQCNQLPVHPRHPYAGKLAFTAFSGSHQDAIKKGFSARQLQQPTLWEMPYLPVDPDDIGCTYEAVIRVNSQSGKSGAAWILEQNHGLVLPRGLQQDFSQRVQAETDEHGREITQAALWRLFHHIYGPHEHPVLRLVEYSTESQLNSLHIKVRVEVNGEMFLLQGTGNGLLSSAAYAIMPVVKQRFSIQDYHEHTLGRHSESRSVSYIRCTFDNGESQWGVGIDNDISRASLQALFNALGNHLSQSIYDLRK; the protein is encoded by the coding sequence ATGCTGACAGACCCTTCGCAAAAATATCGCCCCTTTCCACCACTGCCATTAGCCGATAGGCGCTGGCCGGATAATAGTCTGACGCAGGCACCTCGCTGGCTTTCCACCGATTTACGCGACGGTAATCAGGCACTTTCCGAACCCATGGATAGCACGCGAAAACTGTTGTTTTGGGAACAATTACTCAAATGCGGCTTTCAAGAAATCGAAGTAGCATTCCCTTCTGCCTCACAAACTGATTTTCGATTTGTGAGACAACTCATTGAAGAAAAACGTATTCCTGATGATGTCACCATTCAGGTTTTGACTCAGGCGCGGGCAGATCTTATTGAGCGGACATTCGAGTCATTAATTGGTGCTAAACGTGCCACCGTTCATCTTTATAACGCTACGGCCCCCTTATTCCGTCGGTTGGTTTTCCGTCAGAGCAAAGAGGAAATCATTCAGCTTGCGGTCAATTCAACCCGGCAGATCCGCGCTTTGTGTGAGAGTCATCCGCAAACAAAGTGGTGTTATGAATATTCTCCTGAAACATTCTGCTTTACCGAACCAGAATTTGCTTTGGCGATCTGCGAGGCGGTTGCTGCTGTTTGGCATCCTTGTGATGAAAGGCCGATGATCGTCAATTTACCGGCAACCGTTGAGGTTAATACACCCAATGTTTATGCCGATCAAATTGAGCATTTCTGTCGCCACTTTTCATGGCGGGACGCTGTATGTATCAGTGTGCATCCACACAATGACCGAGGTACAGGCATTGCTTGTGCGGAATTGGCCATGCTGGCGGGAGCTGATCGTGTTGAGGGTTGTTTGTTTGGTAATGGGGAGCGCACCGGGAATGTCTGTTTGGTGACTTTAGCGATGAATCTTTATAGTCAGGGGATATCTCCAGGCCTTGATTTTAGTCGGATGAAAGAGGTGGTTGAAGTGGTTGAACAATGTAATCAACTGCCGGTACATCCTCGGCACCCCTATGCGGGTAAACTGGCTTTTACTGCATTTTCCGGCTCACATCAGGATGCTATCAAGAAAGGTTTCAGTGCGCGTCAACTTCAGCAACCTACACTTTGGGAGATGCCTTATTTGCCGGTAGATCCCGACGATATTGGCTGCACGTATGAAGCGGTTATTCGGGTTAACAGTCAGTCAGGTAAAAGTGGTGCTGCCTGGATATTGGAGCAAAATCATGGATTGGTTTTGCCTCGCGGGCTACAGCAAGACTTCAGTCAGCGCGTTCAAGCTGAAACTGATGAGCACGGCAGAGAAATAACTCAGGCCGCACTGTGGCGGCTGTTCCATCATATTTATGGCCCACATGAACATCCTGTTTTGCGGCTGGTGGAGTACAGCACTGAAAGCCAGCTTAATTCATTACATATCAAGGTGCGTGTTGAGGTTAATGGCGAGATGTTTTTACTGCAAGGAACCGGAAATGGTCTACTTTCATCGGCAGCATACGCGATTATGCCGGTGGTAAAACAGCGCTTTTCGATTCAGGATTATCATGAGCACACTTTGGGGCGTCATAGCGAGAGCCGCTCGGTATCCTATATCCGCTGCACATTTGATAACGGGGAAAGCCAATGGGGTGTTGGAATCGATAACGATATTTCGCGGGCATCACTTCAAGCGCTATTCAACGCATTAGGGAATCACTTGAGTCAGTCGATTTATGATTTGAGAAAATAA